Proteins encoded together in one Impatiens glandulifera chromosome 1, dImpGla2.1, whole genome shotgun sequence window:
- the LOC124913694 gene encoding protein ROOT HAIR DEFECTIVE 3-like, protein MGEEEIKCVSAHLIDGDGNIDEKGLIEFSELTSLSKSGLNYTTVAIMGPQSSGKSTLLNHLFKSNFRMMDAEKGRTQTTHGIWLAKSPILDRCTIIMDLEGSNGREQGDDHNFQMKIALFSLCLSDIVLINTWFQDVGRDKSANKPLLRIIFQTPLVLLSASLLKDTLEIWNNFPKPKDKQDASFYDYFVLDVVGLSHYQYAKDKFIEDVNELRKRFSSPSEASLQTKPLVPAVDFVRSTSEIWDRVVNDKALDIPSHKVMIAKVRCEQINNDKFNAFVTNEEWSQLKVTTVNIPPVSCFGIKITSMVDKCLAEYDEEAEFYDEVVKADHREKLKQRLLQVTIAKVRCEEIDNDKFNGFIANEEWSQLKVAVNSPPVPCFGIKVTSMVDKCLAEYNKETEFYDEMVKVDHREKLKQRLLQEIKPILGSLMDNISSQALDAFKFILNKDLNGGKKFREIADWSYILVKFDSDYKDSKIEQSEWTSTKVRDKLVSQLSCYVNCIRPIIQNELTNQVKLKLEGELTESMRAILNKPGNNMWVNLRDLFRRETESACSEFRVGLEDLGTNIDTAKVEAEAGEMLKEYGRDIIEKSVRKESDNLLRVMHQKFCYILLNEPDSDIPRSWKGSDKIQVIVKTARVECINIMSVMAIMRLDINKESDHIQQILHNALLEEGGEGSLFSNNWNGVEASKTLMSPAACATIWDQFLKSTGIIIASVNQAIQARIDADNNQCFGFLLYGKYVNGHISLFELIGHSVLQPVCEAPDGLSNSICSCT, encoded by the exons ATGG GTGAGGAGGAAATCAAGTGTGTGTCGGCACACCTTATTGATGGAGATGGTAATATCGACGAGAAAGGCTTGATTGAGTTCTCCGAGTTAACCAGCCTTAGTAAATCGGGACTCAATTATACCACTGTTGCTATTATGGGCCCACAAAGTAGCG GGAAAAGTACTCTACTGAATCATCTATTTAAATCCAATTTTAGAATGATGGATGCCGAGAAGGGCAG AACTCAAACAACACATGGAATTTGGCTCGCAAAATCTCCTATACTTGATCGATGCACTATTATCATGGATTTGGAGGGTAGCAACGGAAGAGAGCAAGGAGAT gACCATAACTTCCAAATGAAGATTGCACTCTTTTCCCTATGTCTCTCCGACATAGTTTTGATTAATAC GTGGTTTCAAGATGTTGGACGTGATAAATCTGCTAACAAACCAttattaagaattatatttcag ACCCCTCTCGTATTGCTTTCGGCTAGCCTATTGAAAGACACTTTGGag ATATGGAATAATTTTCCCAAGCCAAAAGATAAACAGGACGCTTCATTTTACGATTACTTCGTT CTTGATGTGGTGGGGTTATCTCACTATCAGTATGCCAAAGATAAATTCATAGAAGAT GTGAACGAATTAAGGAAGCGATTCTCTTCTCCGTCCGAGGCATCCTTACAGACTAAACCTTTAGTTCCCGCCGTCGACTTTGTTAGGAGCACATCCGAGATATGGGATAGAGTTGTTAACGATAAAGCTCTCGACATTCCTTCTCACAAG GTGATGATTGCTAAAGTTAGATGTGAACAAATTAACAATGATAAATTTAATGCGTTCGTTACTAATGag GAATGGTCTCAACTGAAAGTAACAACAGTTAATATTCCTCCAGTGTCATGTTTTGGCATAAAAATTACTTCAATGGTTGACAAATGTTTAGCCGA ATACGACGAAGAAGCCGAATTTTATGATGAAGTTGTTAAGGCGGACCATAGAGAAAAACTAAAACAACGTTTGTTGCAA GTGACGATCGCTAAAGTTAGATGTGAAGAAATTGACAATGATAAATTTAATGGGTTTATTGCTAACGAG GAATGGTCTCAACTGAAAGTAGCAGTTAATAGTCCTCCAGTGCCATGTTTTGGCATAAAAGTTACTTCAATGGTTGACAAATGTTTAGCCGA ATACAATAAAGAAACCGAATTTTATGATGAAATGGTTAAGGTGGACCATAGAGAAAAACTAAAACAACGTTTGTTACAA GAAATCAAACCGATACTTGGGTCCCTAATGGACAACATATCTTCCCAAGCTCTAGATGCCTTTAAATTTATCCTAAACAAAGATTTGAATGGAGGGAAAAAATTTCGTGAGATTGCAGATTGGTCTTACATACTGGTGAAATTTGATTCTGATTACAaag ATTCAAAGATTGAACAATCAGAATGGACATCTACAAAAGTAAGAGATAAGTTGGTGTCTCAACTAAGCTGTTACGTAAATTGCATTAGGCCAATTATACAAAATGAGCTGACAAATCAAGTTAAGTTGAAACTAGAGGGTGAATTGACTGAATCTATGCGAGCTATTCTGAACAAACCTGGAAATAATATGTGGGTCAATCTTCGAGATCTCTTTCGACGCGAGACAGAGTCAGCTTGCTCTGAGTTTAGGGTTGGCCTCGAGGACTTGGGCACAAATATTGACACTGCTAAGGTAGAAGCAGAAGCAGGTGAAATGCTGAAGGAATATGGAAGAGATATAATTGAGAAAAGTGTGAGAAAAGAATCTGATAACCTTCTACGGGTCATGCATcaaaa GTTTTGTTATATCCTCTTAAATGAACCGGACTCGGATATTCCACGATCTTGGAAAGGAAGTGACAAGATCCAGGTCATTGTTAAGACAGCTCGAGTTGAG tGTATAAATATTATGTCTGTTATGGCAATAATGCGTTTGGACATTAATAAAGAAAGTGACCACATTCAACAAATTCTCCATAATGCTTTACTAGAAGAAGGTGGAGAGGGTAGTCTATTTTCTAATAATTGGAATGgg gTGGAAGCATCGAAGACCTTGATGAGCCCAGCTGCTTGTGCAACTATTTGGGATCAATTTCTAAAATCCACCGGCATTATCATTGCTTCTGTCAATCAAGCTATTCAAGCAAGG ATTGATGCTGATAATAATCAG TGTTTTGGCTTCCTTTTATATGGgaaatatgtcaacggtcatatttctctttttgAGCTGATTGGTCACAG tgttcttcagccggtttgtgAGGCTCCAGACGGTCTATccaattcgatctgttcctgcacatag